In Halobacillus amylolyticus, the following proteins share a genomic window:
- a CDS encoding P1 family peptidase → MKLVRELPITSIAGFAFGNAENEKAGTGCTTVVCEQGARAGVSVQGGSPGTRETDALQSENLIDQVHGVFLSGGSAFGLDAGSGVMHELEKREIGFDVGVTKVPIVPGAILFDLTVGDANVRPDQQMGKKAAQNALQGLPFLQGNAGAGMGASVGKLLGPSTAMKGGLGHYAIEVDGLKIGAVIAVNSFGDIVDPTTGERMAGVYDREEQRFIDSERVLVEHMNRNETNRFSENTTIGIITCNAMLSKPQANKLAAIAHDGFARTIKPSHMFVDGDTLFAMTTNEVKVDLNALSYLACYVVERAVLAAVKSADSAYNLLSYSDIKKGR, encoded by the coding sequence ATGAAGCTTGTGAGAGAACTTCCAATCACTTCGATCGCTGGATTTGCTTTTGGCAATGCTGAGAATGAAAAAGCAGGAACGGGCTGTACTACCGTCGTATGTGAACAAGGGGCGCGGGCAGGTGTATCTGTCCAGGGAGGATCACCTGGGACCCGGGAAACGGATGCATTACAGTCAGAAAATCTGATCGATCAAGTACATGGTGTGTTTTTATCAGGGGGAAGTGCATTCGGCTTAGATGCAGGATCAGGGGTCATGCATGAGCTTGAGAAGAGGGAAATAGGCTTTGATGTAGGAGTAACTAAAGTGCCGATTGTGCCTGGTGCTATTTTATTTGACCTGACGGTTGGCGACGCTAATGTTCGTCCTGATCAGCAAATGGGTAAGAAGGCTGCACAGAATGCACTGCAAGGTCTGCCTTTTTTACAAGGGAACGCTGGCGCCGGGATGGGGGCATCTGTCGGCAAATTACTTGGCCCTTCTACTGCCATGAAAGGTGGGTTAGGACATTACGCAATTGAAGTCGACGGATTAAAAATTGGAGCAGTCATTGCGGTGAACAGTTTTGGCGATATCGTCGATCCCACAACTGGTGAACGAATGGCAGGAGTGTATGATAGAGAGGAACAACGCTTCATAGACAGTGAGCGTGTTCTCGTTGAGCATATGAACAGAAATGAAACAAATCGCTTTAGCGAAAATACTACAATTGGTATCATTACATGCAATGCTATGCTGTCGAAACCGCAAGCAAATAAATTGGCCGCTATTGCTCATGACGGTTTTGCCCGGACGATAAAACCCTCACATATGTTTGTAGATGGTGATACACTGTTTGCAATGACTACAAATGAAGTGAAGGTAGACTTAAATGCATTAAGCTATTTGGCTTGTTATGTAGTTGAGCGAGCGGTCCTAGCGGCAGTAAAGTCTGCTGATAGTGCTTATAACTTACTATCCTATTCTGATATAAAAAAGGGTAGATAA
- a CDS encoding gamma-glutamylcyclotransferase, giving the protein MRVFVYGSLCMGEKNHDLLVDSILLSEQAWLSGTLLQSDSYYPYLRP; this is encoded by the coding sequence GTGCGTGTTTTTGTTTATGGATCCCTATGTATGGGGGAAAAGAATCATGATCTGTTAGTTGACTCAATTTTACTATCAGAACAGGCATGGTTGAGCGGGACGTTGTTACAGAGCGACTCTTACTATCCTTATCTGAGGCCTTAG
- a CDS encoding dynamin family protein, with product MSVPTAEAHTQALTRLEKLYSELAKYNYLQARKVLELIEKVNKQEVMLGFAGHFSAGKSTMINHIVGHSLLPSSPIPTSANIVKLSNGSQATIAYFSEDDPVKYEGAVDIDTIQAMCREGEKITGLDIYRPLDDLPSYVKILDTPGVDSTRDADRLITESSLHLMDYMYYVMDYNHVQSEVNLGFLLEMQQRKIPFSIIINQIDKHNEDELTFEQFKSSVISSLNVWGIVPENIYYTSLRDLTHPANQLEKVVAGFHKQFDTTSIDQMALDHAQEIIKESTRDYMSDFEEQIDILKNQIEQDERTIVEQESEDSQSLIETQKQRIPKAKGQFDERVLKFISNAYLMPSELREYARSYLEAMQPSFKVGLIMAKKKTEEERNIRFESFYSKLEEIIEKNVTWPLRERMLRLTEEFEITNSSVIHEVQSFEVIYPSTRFQELIESGASVTGEYVLRYTDQLSKDIQRQIRQQLYEWWEEVEAALQKRNEQESLTHEQLFAAYHNKADAEEELGKLNAQIQQVKRNLEGTLFNNDLLSDETHQQVIQALQKRSSQIKVQSSQQLSLAEERPVGYEEEQDEGRPLTAQSRTKSELIHRKAVEAQEILKNIDGFENLISQLYNKQQRLDHQQYTIALFGAFSAGKSSFANALLGEQMLPVSPNPTTATINKITAPTKQHPHQTVTVKVKDEQQLLEDIALVGKKVFERYDSLASAYQGIVSLPEDQLQKLDHKKRSFLHAFVNGYEEMKQHVNKEITITLDDFASYVSEEKKSCFIEWMELYYDCEWTRAGITLVDTPGADSVNARHTNVSFDYIKNADAILFVTYYNHPFSKADQSFLTQLGRVKDAFSMDKMFFIINAADLAENDEEKHQVEHYLKDQLSQFHIRHPRIFSLSSLQGLKEKQTAERNDSGIQIFEDRFEQFLQEELTEVLQHSIEHDLSEAVTSLESVIENATLNEQEREEKLNAVINEQRQAKQILETISEARGQKAIPQKVEKQLHFVHQRMMLNFNDYFKNHFNPAAIHGDRAEAKEQICEAAEELLQEIEFEMNQELKAVTLRIEAFIKELVQQYKKDYEAELKRVKRTLALSDYEWNNVAPPRIEQTLPLSGADVSDILRLFKGTKSFFEQNAKQEMKEQLSERVDVPLYEQINQVKDVIADHYTDKWSHALHQAVDRWVKELDDSFNRVRYSLEHPVNVSDLQAQYNSLKKII from the coding sequence ATGTCTGTACCCACCGCAGAAGCGCACACACAAGCGCTCACCCGCCTAGAAAAGCTTTATAGTGAGCTTGCTAAATATAATTACTTACAAGCTAGAAAAGTATTGGAGCTTATCGAGAAGGTGAATAAGCAGGAAGTGATGCTCGGCTTTGCCGGCCATTTCTCAGCAGGAAAATCGACGATGATTAACCATATTGTTGGCCATTCACTTCTTCCTTCTAGTCCAATACCAACGAGTGCAAACATAGTGAAATTATCAAATGGTTCCCAAGCCACAATAGCCTACTTTAGTGAAGATGATCCGGTTAAGTATGAAGGAGCGGTTGATATCGACACCATCCAAGCGATGTGTCGGGAAGGCGAGAAAATTACCGGTTTAGATATCTATAGACCTTTAGATGATCTTCCGTCATACGTGAAGATTTTAGATACGCCAGGTGTGGATTCCACTAGAGATGCTGATCGCCTAATTACTGAATCTTCCCTGCATTTAATGGATTACATGTATTATGTAATGGATTACAACCATGTACAATCTGAAGTTAACCTGGGCTTTCTGCTTGAAATGCAACAACGTAAGATCCCGTTTTCAATTATTATCAACCAAATCGATAAACATAATGAAGATGAGCTAACTTTTGAACAGTTTAAAAGTAGTGTTATTTCCTCTTTAAACGTGTGGGGGATTGTGCCTGAAAACATTTATTATACCTCGTTGAGGGACTTGACTCATCCAGCTAATCAACTAGAGAAAGTTGTGGCAGGTTTCCATAAACAATTTGATACGACATCCATTGATCAAATGGCTTTAGATCATGCACAAGAGATTATAAAGGAAAGCACAAGAGATTATATGTCCGATTTTGAGGAACAAATTGATATCTTAAAGAATCAAATTGAACAGGATGAGCGGACGATTGTGGAACAGGAATCTGAGGATTCACAGTCATTGATCGAAACCCAAAAACAGAGGATCCCTAAGGCAAAAGGCCAATTTGATGAACGGGTCTTAAAGTTTATATCAAATGCCTATTTAATGCCAAGTGAACTGCGTGAGTATGCACGTTCATATTTAGAAGCAATGCAGCCATCATTTAAAGTCGGATTGATTATGGCTAAGAAAAAAACAGAGGAAGAAAGAAATATTCGATTTGAAAGTTTTTATAGCAAGCTTGAGGAAATCATTGAAAAGAATGTTACGTGGCCACTGCGTGAACGGATGCTCCGATTAACGGAAGAGTTTGAAATCACAAATAGCTCCGTCATTCATGAAGTCCAGTCTTTTGAAGTAATATACCCCTCTACACGTTTCCAGGAACTAATTGAATCAGGTGCTTCTGTAACAGGAGAGTATGTGCTCCGTTATACAGACCAACTGTCTAAAGATATCCAACGGCAAATTAGACAACAATTATACGAATGGTGGGAAGAAGTTGAAGCCGCTTTACAAAAGAGAAATGAGCAAGAGTCCCTTACACATGAACAACTATTTGCTGCTTACCATAATAAGGCGGATGCTGAGGAAGAACTTGGGAAGCTGAATGCACAGATACAGCAAGTAAAGCGAAATCTTGAGGGAACTCTTTTTAATAATGATTTGCTTTCTGATGAAACACATCAGCAAGTAATTCAAGCTTTACAAAAACGCAGCTCGCAAATAAAAGTGCAGTCTAGTCAACAGTTATCCCTTGCCGAGGAGCGACCAGTTGGGTATGAAGAAGAACAGGATGAAGGGCGACCGCTTACGGCACAGAGCAGGACAAAAAGCGAACTGATCCATAGAAAAGCTGTTGAGGCTCAGGAAATCCTAAAAAATATAGATGGGTTTGAAAATCTCATTTCACAGCTTTATAACAAGCAGCAGAGACTCGACCACCAACAGTACACGATCGCTTTATTCGGAGCCTTCAGTGCCGGGAAGTCTTCATTTGCCAATGCCTTATTAGGAGAACAAATGCTACCCGTCTCTCCTAATCCGACGACAGCAACGATCAATAAAATTACAGCCCCGACAAAGCAGCACCCTCACCAAACGGTGACAGTTAAAGTAAAAGATGAGCAGCAACTATTGGAAGATATTGCATTGGTCGGAAAAAAAGTGTTCGAGCGCTATGATAGTTTAGCTTCAGCCTACCAAGGTATTGTTTCTCTACCGGAAGACCAACTACAAAAGCTTGATCATAAAAAGCGTTCTTTCCTGCACGCTTTTGTAAACGGATATGAAGAGATGAAACAACATGTTAACAAGGAAATAACGATTACCCTTGACGATTTCGCTTCTTATGTATCTGAGGAGAAAAAATCGTGTTTCATTGAGTGGATGGAACTTTACTATGATTGTGAGTGGACACGTGCGGGCATTACGCTTGTTGATACACCTGGGGCGGACTCTGTCAATGCCAGACATACGAATGTGTCCTTCGATTATATAAAAAATGCAGATGCCATTTTATTTGTCACCTATTATAATCACCCTTTTTCAAAAGCAGATCAATCATTTTTAACTCAGTTGGGACGTGTGAAAGACGCATTCTCGATGGATAAAATGTTCTTTATCATCAATGCGGCAGATTTAGCTGAAAATGATGAAGAGAAGCATCAAGTAGAGCACTATTTAAAGGATCAGCTTTCACAATTCCACATTCGTCATCCGCGCATTTTTTCGTTATCTAGCTTGCAAGGGTTAAAAGAAAAGCAAACAGCGGAGCGAAACGACAGCGGAATACAGATATTTGAAGATCGTTTTGAGCAGTTTCTACAGGAAGAATTGACAGAAGTGCTTCAACATTCTATTGAACACGACCTTTCTGAAGCGGTGACTTCTTTAGAATCGGTGATCGAAAACGCTACGTTAAATGAGCAGGAAAGAGAAGAGAAGCTAAACGCTGTGATTAATGAGCAACGCCAGGCGAAGCAAATTCTAGAGACCATTTCTGAAGCTCGCGGTCAAAAGGCAATTCCCCAGAAGGTAGAGAAACAGCTTCACTTTGTTCATCAACGAATGATGTTGAACTTTAACGACTACTTTAAAAATCATTTCAATCCTGCAGCCATCCATGGTGACAGAGCTGAAGCGAAGGAACAAATATGTGAAGCAGCAGAGGAATTGCTTCAAGAGATAGAATTTGAAATGAATCAGGAACTAAAAGCAGTTACGCTTAGAATTGAAGCCTTCATTAAGGAATTGGTGCAACAGTATAAAAAAGATTATGAAGCGGAGCTCAAGCGTGTCAAACGTACACTTGCGCTTAGTGATTACGAATGGAATAACGTAGCGCCGCCTAGGATTGAGCAGACATTGCCTCTATCTGGGGCTGATGTTTCTGACATTCTGCGGTTATTTAAGGGGACGAAATCGTTTTTTGAACAGAATGCGAAACAAGAAATGAAAGAGCAGCTGAGTGAAAGAGTGGATGTACCGCTCTATGAGCAGATTAATCAAGTAAAAGATGTAATAGCAGATCACTATACAGATAAGTGGAGTCACGCTTTACATCAGGCTGTTGATCGTTGGGTGAAGGAATTAGACGATAGCTTTAACAGAGTAAGATACAGCCTTGAGCATCCAGTCAACGTTTCGGACTTACAAGCACAATATAACAGCCTTAAGAAAATCATCTGA
- a CDS encoding SurA N-terminal domain-containing protein, giving the protein MKKTWITAIMTILALFSLAACSGEDNSETSQSQPEEAESTENKTGPVATVNGKEIPRKEFTQQFEVTKQQYQQMGMDIKGKEEQLKQGVVNQLIGLELLTQKAAEEEITVTDEEVDKQYEQITAQFPSEDAKKQAFEKNGLTEGKLKKDLKEQLKVQKYVKENTEEATVSDEEVKKQYDTMMKGQKEAPSFEKSKEQIKQQLLTQKQNQKTTQLVEKLRKDAEVKVTL; this is encoded by the coding sequence ATGAAGAAGACATGGATCACTGCGATCATGACCATTCTCGCTTTGTTTAGTTTAGCTGCGTGCTCTGGAGAAGATAATTCAGAAACGAGCCAAAGCCAACCAGAGGAAGCTGAAAGTACCGAAAACAAGACAGGACCTGTTGCGACAGTCAATGGAAAAGAAATTCCGCGAAAAGAGTTTACACAACAATTTGAAGTAACTAAACAGCAGTATCAACAGATGGGCATGGATATAAAAGGGAAAGAAGAACAACTTAAACAAGGAGTCGTTAATCAATTGATCGGTCTAGAGTTGCTGACTCAAAAGGCAGCTGAAGAAGAAATCACCGTAACAGATGAGGAAGTGGACAAACAATATGAACAAATTACTGCCCAATTCCCATCTGAAGACGCAAAAAAACAAGCGTTTGAGAAAAACGGCCTAACTGAAGGAAAGCTAAAGAAAGACCTTAAAGAACAGTTAAAAGTTCAAAAGTATGTTAAAGAAAACACTGAAGAAGCCACGGTGAGTGATGAAGAAGTTAAGAAACAATATGATACAATGATGAAAGGTCAAAAAGAGGCTCCTAGTTTTGAGAAATCTAAAGAACAAATTAAACAACAGTTGTTGACACAAAAGCAAAATCAAAAAACGACACAGCTTGTTGAAAAACTTCGTAAAGATGCAGAAGTGAAAGTAACACTATAA
- a CDS encoding superoxide dismutase family protein, producing MYMNQPYPYTRPAHQPEQAKVNFKGSPLAPNLRGITQFYQRPYGVEVFVQLEGLPDFQVKDGVQIGPHGFHIHEKGVCEIGDGKDPFQSAGGHWNPDDQPHGNHAGDFPVLFSNQGRSRMIFFTDRFQVEDIIGKSVIIHQGPDDYQSQPSGDAGKRIACGVIEKV from the coding sequence ATGTATATGAACCAACCTTATCCATACACAAGACCCGCTCATCAGCCTGAACAGGCGAAGGTGAATTTCAAGGGGAGTCCGTTAGCCCCTAATCTTAGAGGAATCACACAGTTTTATCAACGTCCGTACGGGGTAGAAGTGTTTGTTCAATTAGAAGGACTACCAGATTTTCAAGTGAAAGACGGTGTTCAGATTGGGCCGCATGGATTTCATATTCATGAAAAGGGTGTATGCGAAATTGGAGATGGAAAGGATCCATTTCAATCTGCCGGGGGACACTGGAATCCTGATGACCAACCCCACGGTAATCATGCTGGTGACTTTCCAGTGCTGTTTTCTAACCAGGGGCGTTCGCGGATGATCTTTTTCACGGATCGCTTTCAAGTGGAAGATATTATTGGGAAATCCGTGATCATTCATCAAGGCCCAGATGATTACCAATCTCAGCCCAGTGGTGATGCAGGAAAAAGGATTGCGTGTGGGGTAATAGAAAAAGTTTAA
- a CDS encoding cold-shock protein, with protein sequence MKTGTVKWFNAEKGFGFIEVEGEDDVFVHFSAIQEEGFKSLEEGQTVEFEITEGNRGPQAANVTKL encoded by the coding sequence ATGAAAACTGGTACAGTGAAATGGTTTAACGCTGAAAAAGGTTTTGGATTTATCGAAGTAGAAGGCGAAGACGATGTATTTGTACATTTCAGCGCTATTCAAGAAGAAGGATTCAAATCCCTTGAAGAAGGTCAAACTGTAGAATTTGAGATTACTGAAGGCAACCGCGGACCACAGGCTGCTAATGTAACTAAATTATAA
- a CDS encoding cold-shock protein, translating to MAFGKKNQAEIVEEETKIWVCKSEDCSCWMRDNFRTNEEAICPICKNEMEASTKVLQVVENNSLYYKS from the coding sequence ATGGCATTCGGTAAAAAGAACCAGGCTGAAATAGTTGAGGAAGAAACAAAAATTTGGGTATGTAAATCTGAAGATTGCAGCTGCTGGATGAGAGATAACTTTAGAACTAATGAGGAAGCGATTTGTCCCATCTGCAAAAATGAAATGGAAGCAAGCACCAAAGTACTTCAAGTTGTTGAAAATAATAGCTTATATTATAAGTCATAA
- a CDS encoding alkaline phosphatase — MTIKKKVLGAVFAGFILSGGTYGLFNDKVDSILSADSEKEKQEVVDEVDKHAPKNVIVMVGDGMGVGQLEIARLMEHGKDGQLFMESLENVALMHTYSANNFATDSAAAGTAIATGEKTNNESIGVDAEGNEVDSILDLYQDAGKKVGVISTNTVTDATPAAFTGSAANRWSGQEEIARQMLTNEYDVLLGGGASYFGPGKQNGKDLVEAFEDKGYSTVSTEEGLENVENTEKLLGLFSPSYMSYKTDRDELNSKEPSLQEMTDKAIEVLSNDKDGFFLMVEGARIDHAAHAGDATGVWKETIEFDQTVRQVVTWAEQRKDTLVVVLADHETMGMSATEPMNIEALKDIEVSPEYMAGKLIKDGETQTFTTESVKQVFKEYADIELSDEEVQEFLSNVKNNDGDVYAAYRVGWEIGSVIASHYHVGVVDTDTRAASSTGGHTGNMVPVFATGAGSDDFEGVLDNTEIMEKIANSAKFKAKLAKENSKGK, encoded by the coding sequence ATGACGATTAAGAAGAAAGTGTTAGGAGCAGTGTTTGCAGGGTTTATCCTATCAGGAGGTACATATGGTTTATTCAATGATAAGGTGGACTCTATTTTGAGTGCCGATTCAGAGAAAGAAAAACAGGAAGTAGTGGATGAGGTCGATAAGCACGCTCCAAAGAATGTAATTGTAATGGTTGGTGATGGTATGGGTGTGGGCCAACTGGAAATTGCTAGACTTATGGAACACGGTAAAGACGGGCAACTCTTTATGGAGTCATTAGAAAATGTAGCACTCATGCACACATACTCAGCCAATAACTTTGCTACGGATTCAGCTGCGGCAGGGACTGCCATTGCAACGGGCGAAAAAACGAATAACGAAAGTATTGGTGTAGACGCAGAAGGAAATGAAGTTGATAGTATCTTAGATTTATACCAGGATGCTGGTAAGAAGGTCGGTGTCATCTCTACGAACACTGTAACTGATGCTACCCCAGCCGCTTTTACAGGGAGCGCAGCAAATCGTTGGAGCGGCCAGGAAGAGATCGCGAGACAAATGTTAACTAATGAATACGATGTTCTCTTAGGTGGTGGTGCTTCTTATTTCGGACCTGGTAAACAGAATGGCAAAGATTTAGTCGAAGCCTTCGAGGATAAGGGATATAGCACTGTGAGTACAGAGGAAGGTTTAGAAAACGTCGAGAATACGGAGAAGCTATTAGGTTTATTTAGCCCTTCTTATATGAGCTATAAAACTGATCGTGACGAATTAAATAGTAAGGAACCCTCCTTACAAGAAATGACCGATAAGGCCATTGAAGTTTTATCAAACGATAAAGATGGATTTTTTCTTATGGTAGAAGGTGCCCGTATTGATCATGCTGCACATGCAGGGGATGCTACAGGTGTATGGAAGGAAACGATTGAATTTGATCAAACCGTTAGACAAGTTGTAACGTGGGCAGAACAACGAAAAGATACATTAGTCGTCGTCCTTGCTGATCATGAAACAATGGGGATGTCGGCAACAGAACCTATGAATATTGAAGCCTTAAAAGATATTGAAGTATCACCGGAATACATGGCTGGAAAACTAATAAAAGATGGAGAAACACAAACGTTTACTACCGAAAGCGTGAAACAAGTATTTAAAGAGTATGCCGATATTGAACTGTCAGACGAAGAAGTACAGGAATTTTTAAGTAACGTTAAAAATAATGATGGGGATGTTTATGCTGCGTATCGTGTTGGCTGGGAAATCGGATCCGTCATTGCCAGTCACTATCACGTAGGTGTTGTCGATACGGACACTCGTGCAGCAAGTAGTACGGGTGGCCATACTGGGAATATGGTTCCTGTTTTTGCTACAGGGGCGGGCAGCGACGACTTTGAAGGAGTACTAGATAATACAGAGATTATGGAGAAAATAGCAAACTCAGCAAAGTTCAAAGCAAAGCTAGCAAAAGAAAACAGCAAAGGTAAGTAA